A window of the Burkholderia sp. 9120 genome harbors these coding sequences:
- a CDS encoding YceI family protein codes for MSSSTARAGLARALMRGLLSATLLGAAACTPIQVLTHSVSQNEARVPVGRYEVDPNHTSVTFDIDHFKYTRFQIRFDRKKGQLDWNEGGLDKSTASITIDAASIDTNVPLLDKMVKSASLLDVERYPEIRFVSTRFERTGESRGTLTGDLTIHGVTQPVTLDVTFNGFAPDPLTKQDTLGFSAEGHFSRAKFGLATWYPAVGDDIHVRIQAEFVKTPAGG; via the coding sequence ATGAGCTCATCAACTGCCCGCGCCGGCCTTGCGCGCGCCTTAATGCGAGGCTTGCTCAGCGCAACGCTGCTAGGCGCGGCGGCCTGCACGCCGATTCAGGTACTCACGCATTCGGTCAGCCAGAACGAGGCCCGCGTGCCGGTCGGTCGTTACGAGGTCGACCCGAACCACACCAGCGTGACTTTCGACATCGATCATTTCAAGTACACGCGCTTTCAGATCCGCTTCGATCGCAAGAAGGGGCAACTCGACTGGAACGAAGGTGGTCTGGATAAGAGCACGGCGTCGATCACGATCGACGCCGCGAGCATCGATACGAACGTGCCACTGCTGGACAAGATGGTGAAAAGCGCCAGCCTGCTCGACGTTGAGCGTTATCCGGAGATTCGCTTCGTGAGCACGCGTTTTGAGCGCACGGGTGAATCGCGCGGCACATTGACGGGCGATCTGACAATTCACGGCGTGACGCAACCGGTCACGCTCGACGTCACGTTCAACGGCTTCGCCCCCGATCCGCTGACGAAACAGGACACGCTGGGTTTTTCAGCGGAGGGGCATTTCAGCCGCGCGAAATTCGGTTTGGCGACGTGGTATCCGGCCGTCGGCGACGACATTCATGTGCGCATTCAGGCGGAGTTCGTGAAAACGCCCGCAGGCGGGTGA